One window of Athalia rosae chromosome 2, iyAthRosa1.1, whole genome shotgun sequence genomic DNA carries:
- the LOC105688211 gene encoding uncharacterized protein LOC105688211: protein MLHSKLIYSAYRRSFANILLKPAANGLLYSLRAKRFLNDRSKPKDSTLRKNGYYGLIGAASFMGLCYYYTLNGRRAFAKDQESEKIPVGPGEFDNRYKSYSFEEVAKHDNKKDGIWVTYKRGVYDITDFIDKHPGGSEKISMAAGASIEPFWIIFSNHKKHEIFELLESMRIGNTSEEEALQDLVDVYDPYAKEPKRHEALKINNKQPFNAETPAPLLIQSFHTSTDLFYVRNHLPVPEIDAAMYELELARENVTEKVLKLEDIKKYPKHSVDCSIMCAGNRRSEMTEVKPVKGLNWGVGAVGNATWSGARLCDILNDLNIREEDFEHVQFEGLDSDPSNTPYGSSIPISKAMDPKGDVILAYEMNGEPLPRDHGYPIRVVVPGVVGARNVKWLGRIVISKHESDSQWQQGDYKGFSPSTDWNNVDFSTSPAIQELPVISAICVPEPGDQVVLENGKIQVEGYAWSGGGQKIIRVDVTADKGESWQTAQILQQDTAKPGRHWSWTLWRAQVPVRTGEKVVEIWSKAVDSSYNVQPESFKNIWNLRGVLNNAYHRVKVELKSFYMESMDTSMAVLCWRCVWHFRQVDSECISLLASVKMLNDWKDNLRIFYANLTWFYVASIMISCLAIALDIHEDDTDDRELSTESTEHSFQTQYKLARQKLTEQPLTPEQRSKEREAETQQLTAILKLLQQQSDTFQVSSMHQLEDQLKLYRKFFKSKTISLYYCYSSTMTSAEQFISLITVASAKKLAAALVLCFITYHGIMHLIYSSDSCRWLLTEGRYKGDKEWQPYGCMMHHYTQTDSRRCLRYLAFMGHRNHFTFSGDSRVRQLYKTFVSQFTVDRKSSDLAELPDNSDLSFSDAQLRLNVQFLWRPRLDDDMIKDFKSQMDGVAPSMIIAGCAAADILANNASETQLYSDYSKRLVRLVQPADALAKKGIRMLWIMQDPVITGRLPSQLSSVDNRKINVCNKAATEILSHSSVHLWESSRLVGAGVLEQSPDGYLASPLSLRHKVQLLLNSYCNDHMNFDDGSCCSYPEAATTLQLLTFSVLALCTVMGGSAWIYRKISKQRSGHSYSRVTLQEVERSEDTIECDDPKLEQPQEQDFYSLITSLALLSVILAYFYLCDRTNFFMKENKYYSEFSFWLPLGYILALGLFFTEEREGGSRALNREQTDEWRGLMQAVVLIYHVTGARNVLPIYMHLRLINSAYLFLSGYGHFCYFWQRGDVSLVRFARVLFRLNLLTVSLCLCMNRPYQFYHFVPLVSFWFLIVYVLAWLPPRVHSGSLAEHGPRALLYLALKLLGLMSVITVLYMSEVFFEKVFVTRPWKALFVTTDDDIREWWSRWRVDRYSVAWGVGFGAGLLALQRLDHVPGIALAPLLALASLVAYTIFTIICHSASECEEVHSYVAFIPIIGYIYLRNATIALRGKHSVLLAGLGRISLEALVGQGHVWLAADSHGVLVLLPRFPVLNLLVTSFIFICASHEICRLTHVLAPYAVPNDWRHVARNLLLFIAVLVPIGIHDGMF from the exons ATGCTGCACTCGAAACTAATCTATTCCGCATATAGGAG ATCATTTGCGAATATTCTGTTGAAACCTGCTGCCAATGGGTTATTGTACTCCCTTCGAGCTAAGCGTTTCTTAAATGATCGTTCAAAACCGAAAGATTCTACGCTACGGAAGAATGGGTACTATGGTTTGATAGGAGCAGCATCTTTCATGGGGCTTTGTTACTACTATACTTTGAATGGGCGCCGAGCTTTTGCTAAGGATCAAGAAAGTGAAAAGATCCCTGTAGGCCCTGGAGAATTTGATAATAGGTATAAATCGTATAGTTTTGAGGAGGTAGCGAAACATGATAACAAGAAAGATGGCATCTGGGTGACGTACAAACGCGGTGTTTACGACATAACGGATTTTATTGATAAACATCCTGGAGGATCAGAGAAAATAAGCATGGCTGCTGGTGCGTCAATTGAACCGTTTTGGATCATATTTTCGAATCACAAGAAACATGAAATCTTTGAGCTCCTGGAATCTATGAGGATAGGAAATACTTCTGAGGAAGAAGCTTTGCAAGACCTTGTAGATGTATATGATCCTTATGCCAAGGAACCAAAGAGACACGAGGCTTTAAAAATCAATAACAAGCAACCTTTTAACGCTGAAACTCCTGCTCCTCTACTAATTCAGAGTTTTCATACATCCAC AGACCTGTTCTATGTCAGAAATCATCTTCCAGTTCCTGAAATAGATGCAGCAATGTACGAACTGGAATTAGCTCGAGAGAATGTGACAGAAAAAGTCCTCAAATTggaggatataaaaaaatatcctaaGCATAGCGTTGACTGCTCAATAATGTGTGCTGGCAACAGGAGATCAGAAATGACAGAG gtgAAGCCGGTGAAAGGCTTAAACTGGGGAGTAGGTGCAGTGGGAAATGCAACTTGGTCCGGTGCCCGTCTCTGTGACATTCTGAATGACTTGAATATTCGAGAGGAAGATTTTGAGCATGTACAA TTCGAAGGGCTGGACTCGGATCCTTCAAATACTCCCTATGGCTCGAGCATACCTATCAGTAAAGCAATGGATCCGAAAGGGGATGTTATCCTTGCATATGAAATGAATGGAGAGCCATTACCCAGAGATCACGGATATCCGATCAGAGTTGTTGTTCCTGGAGTAGTTGGAGCCAGAAACGTAAAATGGCTAG GGAGGATTGTCATCTCAAAACACGAGAGCGATTCACAGTGGCAGCAGGGTGACTACAAAGGATTCTCACCGAGTACAGATTGGAATAATGTTGATTTTTCTACATCACCGGCAATACAAGAACTCCCCGTTATATCTGCTATTTGTGTACCGGAGCCTGGTGATCAAGTGGTGCTTGAGAACGGGAAAATTCAAGTAGAAG GGTATGCGTGGTCTGGAGGTGGTCAAAAGATCATCAGAGTCGATGTCACAGCCGACAAAGGAGAGTCGTGGCAAACTGCTCAAATTCTACAACAAGATACAGCGAAACCTGGACGCCACTGGAGCTGGACATTATGGCGCGCTCAAGTTCCGGTGAGAACTGGGGAGAAAGTCGTAGAGATTTGGTCTAAGGCGGTCGACTCATCGTACAACGTTCAACCAGAGTCATTTAAGAATATTTGGAATCTCAGAGGTGTACTGAACAATGCCTACCATAGAGTAAAAGTCGAACTGAAA AGTTTTTATATGGAAAGTATGGATACCTCTATGGCTGTATTGTGCTGGAGATGTGTCTGGCACTTCAGACAAGTTGATTCCGAATGTATCTCT CTTCTAGCTAGTGTAAAAATGCTCAACGACTGGAAAGATAACCTTAGAATATTCTACGCAAACTTGACGTGGTTTTACGTGGCGAGTATAATGATTTCGTGCCTTGCCATTGCCCTG GACATTCATGAAGATGATACGGACGACCGGGAACTATCAACAGAGTCAACTGAACACAGCTTCCAAACGCAGTATAAGTTAGCTAGACAAAAATTAACAGAACAACCTCTGACGCCGGAGCAACGTTCCAAAGAAAGAGA GGCAGAGACACAACAGTTGACAGCTATCTTAAAGCTTCTGCAACAGCAAAGCGACACCTTCCAGGTCTCTTCAATGCATCAACTAGAAGACCAGCTTAAACTTTACAGAAA atttttcaaaagcaaAACCATATCCTTGTACTATTGCTATT CGTCAACCATGACGTCAGCTGAGCAGTTTATAAGCCTCATAACTGTGGCAAGTGCTAAAAAATTAGCCGCAGCACTTGTGCTTTGCTTTATTACATATCATGGAATTATGCATCTCATTTACA gtagtgACTCTTGCCGTTGGCTTTTGACGGAGGGTCGATATAAAGGAGACAAGGAATGGCAACCCTATGGGTGCATGATGCATCATTACACTCAAAC GGATAGTCGAAGGTGCCTCAGATATTTGGCCTTCATGGGTCATAGAAatcattttacattttctgGGGACTCGAGAGTGAGGCAACTGTACAAAACCTTCGTATCTCAGTTCACGGTTGATAGAAAATCTTCAGACTTGGCAGAGTTACCCGATAATTCGGATCTCAGCTTTAGCGATGCTCAATTAAGACTGAATGTCCAGTTCCTCTGGAGACCAAGACTGGATGATGATATGATAAAAGACTTTAAGTCTCAGATG GATGGTGTGGCCCCTAGTATGATAATTGCGGGTTGTGCAGCAGCTGACATTCTTGCCAACAATGCCAGCGAAACTCAGCTCTATTCCGATTACAGTAAAAGGCTTGTAAGGCTGGTTCAACCTGCAGATGCACTTGCAAAAAAAGGGATTAGGATGCTTTGGATCATGCAGGATCCAGTGATAACAGGGAGGCTTCCTTCGCAGCTTTCCAGTGTTGATAACAGAAAGATTAATGTCTGCAACAAAGCAGCCACGGAG ATCTTGTCCCACAGTAGTGTTCATCTTTGGGAGAGTAGTAGACTTGTCGGGGCTGGTGTCTTGGAACAAAGCCCCGATGGATATCTAGCCAGCCCTCTTTCCCTCCGTCACAAGGTTCAGCTCCTACTCAATAGCTACTGCAACGATCACATGAACTTTGATGACGGAAGCTGCTGCAGTTATCCGGAAGCTGCGACAACGCTCCAATTACTAACGTTCTCCGTTCTTGCTCTGTG CACAGTAATGGGTGGCAGCGCATGGATTTACCGGAAAATATCCAAACAACGTTCGGGTCATTCGTACTCACGTGTGACTTTGCAGGAAGTAGAACGTAGCGAAGATACAATCGAGTGCGATGATCCGAAACTTGAGCAGCCCCAAGAGCAGGACTTCTACTCTTTGATAACATCATTGGCTCTTCTTTCTGTGATTTTAGCATACTTCTATCTCTGTGATAG GACAAATTTCttcatgaaagaaaacaaGTACTACAGCGAGTTTAGCTTCTGGCTACCTCTAGGCTATATTTTAGCACTCGGCTTGTTTTTCACGGAAGAACGAGAGGGTGGTTCAAGAGCCCTAAATAGAGAGCAGACGGACGAGTGGAGAGGATTGATGCAGGCTGTTGTATTGATATACCACGTAACAGGGGCAAGGAATGTCTTACCGATTTACATGCATTTAAGATTAATCAACTCTGCTTACTTATTTCTTTCTGGCTATGGGCATTTCTGTTACTTCTGGCAAAGGGGTGACGTATCCCTAGTGAGATTTGCAAGG GTGCTTTTCCGGCTGAACCTCCTTACCGTGTCGTTGTGTTTGTGTATGAATCGTCCGTACCAATTCTACCATTTTGTTCCCTTAGTTTCATTCTGGTTTCTCATCGTCTATGTTCTTGCGTGGCTCCCACCTCGTGTACACTCAGGTAGTCTGGCTGAACACGGGCCAAGGGCGCTGCTCTATTTAGCTCTAAAGCTCCTCGGTTTGATGAGCGTTATTACCGTTCTCTACATGTCTGAG GTCTTCTTTGAGAAAGTATTTGTCACGCGTCCGTGGAAGGCACTATTTGTTACAACTGATGACGACATAAGAGAATGGTGGTCTCGATGGAGAGTAGACAGATATAGTGTGGCTTGGGGAGTTGGATTTGGAGCAGGTTTACTTGCTCTGCAAAGGCTCGATCACGTTCCAGGGATTGCTTTGGCACCTCTTCTTGCGCTCGCCTCCCTGGTTGCCTATACcatatttacaataatttgTCATTCCGCGTCCGAGTGCGAAGAAGTTCATTCCTATGTCGCTTTTATACCA ATTATTGGCTACATCTATCTCAGAAATGCGACGATAGCGCTGCGAGGAAAACACTCCGTGCTTCTCGCGGGATTAGGCCGTATCAGTCTAGAAGCACTCGTGGGTCAGGGACATGTTTGGCTGGCTGCTGATTCCCACGGAGTTCTGGTGCTCTTGCCCAGATTCCCTGTGCTCAATTTGCTCGTTACATCGTTCATCTTCATTTGCGCGAGTCATGAG ATTTGCAGGCTCACACACGTCCTCGCCCCCTATGCTGTGCCGAATGATTGGAGGCACGTTGCTCGTAATCTGCTACTCTTCATTGCAGTTCTAGTACCAATTGGGATACACGATGGAATGTtctga
- the LOC105688291 gene encoding protein farnesyltransferase subunit beta, translated as MWDWESIDADRETQDKMIFKSNEDLLKDRQDTENFETTTSIMQDEVEATVFRIYQVTRQLQELEGKLPILARSNHIFYLKTSLTHLSQSYECLDSSRPWLCYWILHALQILGETLDDEDYSHIAGFLAKCQSPEGGFGGGPGQRPHLAPTYAAVNALCTIGTPEAYKTIDRQGLRRFLKSLRDQDGAFSMHVGGEVDIRGVYCAVSVARLTNVYSSEMFRNTAEWIARCQTWEGGFGGCPGMEAHGGYTFCGLAALLLLESAKLCDISSLLRWTVNRQMRLEGGFQGRTNKLVDGCYSFWQGGTFPLLHSILSELGFKSDHWLYDQEALQKYLLVCCQHPSGGLLDKPDKPRDVYHTCYALSGLSVAQNSPSPLVIGKREVNSVDIVHPVYNLVQTSAAAALIYFNELTIPD; from the exons ATGTGGGACTGGGAATCTATCGACGCTGACCGCGAAACTCAGgataaaatgattttcaaatctaACGAGGATCTTCTGAAAGACCGACAGGACACCGAGAATTTTGAAACCACGACCTCCATCATGCAG GATGAAGTCGAAGCCACCGTTTTCCGCATATATCAAGTTACGCGGCAGCTTCAAGAGCTTGAAGGCAAACTCCCAATACTGGCAAGAAGCAATCACATATTTTACCTCAAAACATCTCTTACTCATCTCTCACAGTCCTATGAG TGCCTCGACAGCAGTAGGCCGTGGCTTTGTTATTGGATTCTTCATGCACTTCAAATACTAGGGGAAACACTCGATGACGAAGACTATTCCCACATCGCAGGATTCCTTGCTAAATGTCAATCTCCAGAAGGTGGATTTGGAGGCGGTCCAGGCCAACGGCCACATCTTGCACCAACTTATGCTGCTGTGAACGCACTTTGCACCATTGGGACTCCCGAAGCTTATAAAACAATTGATAG ACAAGGTCTTCGGCGTTTCTTGAAGTCCTTGAGGGACCAAGATGGAGCATTTAGTATGCATGTTGGTGGTGAGGTGGATATCAGAGGAGTTTACTGCGCGGTTTCTGTGGCCAGATTAACAAACGTTTACAGTTCAGAAATGTTCAGGAATACCGCAGAGTGGATAGCAAGATGTCAAACTTGGGAAGGTGGGTTTGGTGGGTGTCCAGGCATGGAGGCACATGGGGGATATACTTTCTGTGGTTTAGCTGCACTGCTATTACTCGAAAGTGCCAAGCTCTGCGACATATCTTCGCTTCTG cgGTGGACCGTGAACAGGCAGATGCGTCTTGAGGGTGGTTTTCAAGGCCGAACAAACAAATTGGTAGACGGATGTTACTCTTTTTGGCAGGGAGGTACCTTTCCTCTCTTACACTCCATTCTGAGTGAGCTAGGATTTAAATCTGATCATTGGCTCTACGATCAAGAAGCACTGCAAAAATACCTGTTGGTATGCTGTCAGCATCCTTCGGGAGGATTGCTCGATAAACCTGACAA GCCTAGAGATGTTTACCACACATGCTACGCACTCAGTGGTCTCTCAGTGGCGCAAAACTCGCCTAGTCCATTGGTGATTGGAAAACGCGAGGTGAATTCTGTCGACATAGTTCACCCGGTGTACAACTTGGTCCAAACTTCGGCAGCGGCAGCTCTGATCTATTTCAACGAACTAACCATCCCAGATTAA
- the LOC105688292 gene encoding hydroxymethylglutaryl-CoA lyase, mitochondrial, whose translation MFRFLKNYILVRSFSNSVRIVEVGPRDGLQNESLIVPTATKINFINKLSETGLKTIEVTSFVSPKWIPQMADNEEVFKSIDIKPEISYPVLVPNLQGFEKALSAGVKEIAIFGAASEAFSRKNINCSIAKSIERFSLVTEQARRKDVKIRGYISCIAGCPYEGETKPLVVANLAASMLDLGCYEISLGDTIGVGTPKKIKALLNELQKVSSSDKIFEQYALHCHDTFGQALTNIYASLDFGIRIFDSSVAGLGGCPYAAGASGNVATEDLLYFLNGQGLESGVDLKKVIDVGDYISTQIGRVNRSKVGVAVLAKEKLNKVKS comes from the coding sequence ATGTTcaggtttttgaaaaactataTCTTGGTGAGGAGTTTTAGCAATTCGGTGAGGATAGTCGAAGTGGGTCCAAGGGATGGTCTTCAAAACGAGTCTTTGATAGTCCCAACAGCAACAAAGATCAACTTTATCAACAAGCTTTCCGAGACAGGTCTCAAGACGATTGAAGTAACAAGTTTTGTGTCACCTAAATGGATTCCACAGATGGCAGACAATGAGGAGGTCTTTAAAAGCATTGATATCAAACCTGAAATAAGCTACCCTGTCCTGGTACCCAACCTTCAGGGCTTTGAAAAAGCACTAAGTGCAGGTGTTAAGGAGATTGCAATCTTTGGAGCAGCCTCTGAGGCATTCAGTAGAAAGAATATCAATTGTTCAATTGCAAAGAGCATAGAAAGGTTTTCGCTGGTCACTGAACAAGCTAGGCGAAAAGACGTGAAAATTAGGGGTTACATATCCTGTATTGCAGGGTGTCCTTATGAGGGGGAAACAAAACCATTGGTTGTCGCAAACCTTGCAGCATCTATGTTGGACCTTGGCTGTTACGAAATCTCATTGGGTGACACGATAGGTGTGGGAactccaaaaaaaatcaaagcttTGCTCAACGAATTACAAAAAGTCTCTTCAtcagataaaatttttgagcAATACGCTCTCCACTGTCATGATACTTTTGGACAGGCTTTGACCAACATTTATGCAAGCTTAGATTTTGGTATCAGAATATTCGACTCTTCGGTAGCTGGTCTCGGAGGTTGTCCCTATGCTGCCGGAGCTTCTGGAAACGTAGCCACTGAGGATTTACTCTACTTTTTAAATGGGCAAGGACTCGAATCTGGGGTTGATTTGAAAAAGGTTATCGACGTTGGCGATTATATTAGCACCCAAATTGGAAGAGTAAACAGGTCTAAGGTTGGAGTAGCTGTTCTTGCCAAAGAGAAGTTGAACAAAGTTAAATCTTAA
- the LOC105688286 gene encoding armadillo-like helical domain-containing protein 3: protein MAIAMRKRSGSGSKRQYKEKVLLMYESFFKGDDPTLSNPHFWDELFLLKPKVPHIEIEILRLAADQLSTIKENLNSLVCHCVDTLAHEHHIRVVYALQTLSAVIQAMYKKADQGDCGFNLIDILVGFDSAEQRMTTLMRHCNNFLTGDYPDSLKALCLKLLLIIVTGTDNVSQNTLLEYVMLNSVFESLVQLLRETKSRGQHGHDAVLLLTLLVNYRKHESANPYIVKLSILDDEVALNGYGQVISTSLTDFCRQFDQQRAEIQASWLSSLTNMVGSMFVGEEEAKTQQIRANNALLLALYEATHLNRYFVTTLAHIQSDTSAPPSPNNTLGPNAVAPGAQPQDIMAQPVNLLATFFEYCSIVTQGIKTQGNKTDAITGNVKLCFLILSCIAEDQYANSLIHDANLAFKAQLHRLPMRHRKLQEKVALVQPLAATLLDLLVEFITTHMMKNFPIELYLQCIGVLQRLLCYQKRCHVRLGYQWRELWTALINLLKYLNSSENQLVKKINIFHLAIQIVNILNLFITYGDTFLSSPSSYDELFYEIIRMRSVFTNLNAMALRYSTSEICEFKEHALKLTNCLVNVRDIINHFTPKIDAWLASQSLSTPTEEQILAVVIQNYDSLTLKLQDSLDQYERYSEKPKHTSFFTNMVREVVMDTRGSIDLSTLDTQAILQEFSTIS, encoded by the exons ATGGCTATAGCAATGCGAAAACGCAGCGGCTCTGGATCCAAACGACAGTATAAAGAGAAGGTCTTGCTCATGTACGAGAGCTTCTTTAAAGGTGATGATCCCACACTGTCAAACCCACATTTTTGGGATGAACTTTTCCTCCTCAAACCAAAG GTACCACACATTGAAATTGAGATTCTACGCCTAGCTGCAGACCAGTTAAGCACAATAAAGGAAAATCTAAACTCTTTAGTCTGCCACTGTGTCGATACTCTGGCACACGAACACCACATTCGGGTGGTATATGCCCTTCAAACATTATCTGCAGTTATTCAAGCTATGTACAAAAAAGCAGACCAAGGTGACTGTGGATTCAACTTGATCGATATTTTGGTCGGTTTTGATTCTGCTGAGCAGAGAATGACCACATTGATGCGACACTGCAATAACTTCCTCACAG GTGACTATCCAGATAGTTTAAAAGCCCTATGTCTCAAACTCCTATTGATAATTGTCACAGGGACAGATAATGTCAGTCAGAATACATTGCTTGAATACGTAATGTTAAACAGTGTATTTGAGTCACTAGTACAG CTCTTACGGGAGACGAAATCCAGGGGCCAGCATGGCCATGACGCAGTCCTGCTACTTACTCTTCTAGTCAACTACAGAAAACATGAAAGTGCAAATCCCTACATCGTCAAACTTTCCATACTGGATGACGAAGTGGCACTGAATGGCTATGGACAAGTCATATCTACGTCACTGACAGATTTTTGCAGACAATTTGATCAGCAGAGAGCAG AGATTCAGGCCTCCTGGTTATCCTCATTAACGAACATGGTAGGCAGTATGTTTGTAGGAGAAGAGGAAGCTAAGACACAACAAATCCGTGCTAACAATGCGCTTTTGCTCGCCCTCTATGAAGCAACGCACTTGAATAGATATTTTGTGACGACTCTGGCTCACATACAAAGTGATACTAGTGCCCCACCTTCACCAAATAATACTCTAGGGCCTAATGCAGTAGCACCTGGTGCTCAACCCCAGGACATCATGGCACAGCCCGTGAATTTGCTGGCCACATTTTTTGAATATTG CTCAATAGTCACGCAGGGAATTAAAACCCAGGGCAACAAGACAGACGCGATAACTGGGAACGTTAAACTATGTTTTCTCATACTGAGCTGCATCGCAGAGGACCAGTACGCCAACAGCTTAATACATGACGCAAATTTGGCGTTTAAAGCACAGTTACACAGATTGCCAATGAGGCATCGAAAACTCCAGGAGAAGGTTGCTCTTGTCCAACCATTAGCAGCTACACTTCTAG ACTTACTTGTCGAATTTATAACTACGCACAtgatgaagaattttccaatcgaGTTATACCTTCAGTGCATTGGCGTTTTGCAAAGACTGCTTTGTTATCAAAAAAGATGCCACGTTAGGCTAGGCTACCAATGGAGAGAGCTATGGACTGCTTTAATAAATCTCTTGAAATATCTGAACTCTTCTGAAAACCAGTTggtcaaaaaaataaacatttttcatctcgccATCCAG ATTGTCAACATTTTGAACCTGTTTATCACTTACGGAGACACATTTCTATCGTCACCCAGCAGCTACGATGAACtattttatgaaataatcCGGATGCGGTCCGTCTTCACAAATCTTAATGCTATGG CCCTCAGATACTCAACGAGTGAAATCTGTGAGTTCAAAGAACATGCCCTAAAGTTGACAAACTGCCTCGTAAATGTGCGAGATATCATAAATCACTTCACTCCAAAGATCGATGCATGGCTCGCGAGTCAGAGCCTCTCAACTCCAACGGAGGAACAGATCTTAGCTGTAGTGATACAAAATTATGATAGTCTCACACTCAAGTTACAGGACAGCTTAGACCAGTATGAAAGATATTCAGAAAAACCAAAACATACTTCGTTTTTTACGAATATG GTAAGAGAGGTCGTGATGGATACAAGAGGATCGATAGATTTGAGCACGTTGGATACCCAGGCAATACTGCAGGAATTTTCGACTATCTCGTAA